A part of Geothrix oryzae genomic DNA contains:
- a CDS encoding c-type cytochrome → MKLRPAALLLAILPAALLTAQVRDLRGFYRERCVACHGVDGTGRGPGGTKLGGRNLTDARWLARQDEDALVASILKGRGAMPGFGRQISEPEARRLLAETGRPPAYRKKP, encoded by the coding sequence ATGAAGCTCCGTCCCGCCGCGCTGCTGCTGGCGATCCTTCCGGCCGCCCTCCTGACCGCCCAGGTCCGGGACCTGCGGGGCTTCTACCGAGAACGCTGCGTGGCCTGCCACGGGGTCGACGGCACGGGCCGAGGTCCCGGCGGCACGAAGCTAGGCGGCCGGAACCTGACCGATGCCCGCTGGCTGGCAAGACAGGACGAGGACGCGCTGGTGGCCTCGATTCTGAAGGGACGCGGCGCCATGCCCGGTTTCGGGCGCCAGATCTCCGAGCCCGAGGCCCGGCGCCTTCTGGCAGAGACGGGACGCCCCCCGGCCTACCGGAAAAAACCCTAG
- a CDS encoding c-type cytochrome yields the protein MRMLPILVCLLAALRAADSPRPARTVEELRAFFAQNCVKCHGPDGSAHGADGKKLGGFDFTDAKKAGGETDADMVKTIRKGIFFGRVMPSFKDQLTEADMALLVKEVLRKAEKGKAIAAEPEAGR from the coding sequence ATGCGGATGCTCCCGATCCTTGTCTGCCTTCTCGCCGCCCTTCGGGCGGCCGATTCCCCCCGGCCGGCCCGAACGGTGGAGGAACTTCGGGCCTTCTTCGCGCAGAACTGCGTGAAATGCCACGGTCCCGATGGTTCCGCCCACGGCGCCGATGGGAAAAAACTGGGCGGGTTCGACTTCACCGATGCGAAGAAGGCCGGCGGCGAGACCGATGCCGACATGGTGAAGACCATCCGCAAGGGCATTTTCTTCGGCCGGGTCATGCCCTCCTTCAAGGACCAGCTGACGGAGGCGGACATGGCGCTCCTGGTGAAGGAGGTGCTCCGCAAGGCCGAGAAGGGCAAAGCCATCGCCGCGGAACCGGAGGCGGGCCGATAG
- a CDS encoding aldose 1-epimerase family protein: MDIHRLQAGPSSAVIGTTGAELHALRLAGHDLLWEAGPLWPRHAPLLFPIVGRLNGDILRHRGRTFSMPRHGFARERDFTWIERSEAACTLELRDDAATRACYPFAFSLQVTWTLGATGLRMDLALHNPGSDPLPASLGLHPAFRWPLVPGLPKSAHRLVFEADEPGPLRRLTREGLLDPALRTSPIQDRILPLRESLFTEDALIFDRPRSRALRLEAEGGPALDLRWEGFPHLGLWAKPDPGPAFLCLEPWEGHADPEGWAGEFSEKPGSFQLPPGATRCWALDLSMAMAP, translated from the coding sequence ATGGACATCCATCGATTGCAGGCCGGCCCCTCGAGCGCGGTCATCGGCACCACCGGGGCCGAGCTCCACGCCCTGCGCCTCGCCGGACACGACCTGCTCTGGGAGGCGGGCCCACTCTGGCCCCGGCATGCCCCCCTGCTCTTCCCCATCGTGGGCCGGTTGAACGGTGACATCCTCCGGCACCGGGGCCGGACCTTTTCCATGCCCCGGCACGGGTTCGCCCGGGAGCGGGACTTCACCTGGATCGAGCGGTCGGAGGCCGCCTGCACGCTGGAACTTCGCGATGACGCCGCCACCCGGGCCTGTTATCCCTTCGCCTTCTCGCTGCAGGTGACCTGGACCCTGGGCGCCACGGGCCTGCGCATGGATCTCGCCCTCCACAATCCGGGGTCCGATCCGCTGCCCGCCAGCCTGGGCCTTCATCCCGCCTTCCGCTGGCCGTTGGTCCCCGGCCTTCCGAAATCGGCCCACCGCCTGGTCTTTGAAGCCGACGAACCCGGCCCCCTCCGTCGTCTCACCCGCGAGGGGCTCCTCGATCCGGCCCTGCGGACCAGTCCCATCCAGGACCGGATCCTGCCCCTCCGCGAGTCCCTCTTCACGGAAGACGCGCTCATCTTCGATCGGCCCCGCAGCCGCGCCCTGCGCCTCGAGGCCGAAGGCGGCCCCGCCCTCGACCTGCGCTGGGAGGGCTTCCCCCACCTGGGCCTCTGGGCCAAGCCCGATCCCGGCCCCGCCTTCCTCTGCCTCGAGCCCTGGGAGGGACATGCCGATCCTGAGGGCTGGGCCGGCGAATTCAGTGAGAAGCCCGGGAGCTTCCAGCTGCCTCCCGGCGCTACCCGCTGCTGGGCCCTCGACCTGTCCATGGCGATGGCGCCGTAG